TTGATCACTCAAATGTTATTCGGGAATATTGTTCTTTTGTGGTTGACCATAATCTTTGGGTAGTCATGCCTTTCATGTCAGAGGGTTCCTGTTTGCACCTCATGAAGTCAGCATATCTAGATGGTTGCGCAAAGCCTACTATTGGTTCTGTTCTAAAAGAAACTCTTAAAGCTATAGATTACCTTTATCGACAAGGACATATTCATAGGGAAGTTAAGATCAGTGCCTCAAAAAAGTTGGCATTATGTCATCTGATTGAATTCaccattattttatttaataagttttaTTTAATTGGCATTACAGGCTAGAAACATACTGCTTGATAACAATGGCATAGTAAAGCTTGCTGACTTTGGTGTTTCAACTTGCATGTTTGATGCAGGAGATAGACAACGTTCTAGAAATACCTTTGTTGGGACTCTTTGTTGGTTAGCTATTTTTGTCAAATCTATCCAACTATTACCCTTCTCGTCAGCTCTTTATGTACTATGATGCTATTGATAgaattatttttttctttgaatATCAATAGTCTGATATTCCTATTTATCCTTTCTTTTTAAGATGGCACCAAAGGTCTTGCAGCCTAGAAGTGGATATAACTCCAAGTTAGTGTTTAGTCTTCACCTAAAGTTAAGGTCTTAGAATTTCACTTAAATCCATTGTCCCCTTACAATGTTGTATAAGCACAACATCTTAGTGTACACAAGTATTTTCTGCTTCATGTGGCAAGGGGTGGTCATGACTCATAAGTTTGAACCTACAAGGACTCGTGATCTTGGTCTAAGCAACATTTGTTCTGAGACACAAAACTTCACTTTATCCATACATCTGGGCTTTCTATAAAAGCATTTACGTGCCTCAAAGTTACCATTTTTGCATAATCAGGAAATGGTTAAAAGGTTAGTCCTGTTGTTTGCTTTTAGAATGATTGAGTGTATGGAAAGAATAACATGAATGGGATTTCTGGTCTCTTTTGCTAC
This is a stretch of genomic DNA from Gossypium arboreum isolate Shixiya-1 chromosome 11, ASM2569848v2, whole genome shotgun sequence. It encodes these proteins:
- the LOC108465944 gene encoding serine/threonine-protein kinase BLUS1-like, which translates into the protein MGGSRSYSANPNDYKLLEEVGYGASATVYRAIFLPTNEIVTMKCLDLDHYDSNLDDIRREAQTMSLIDHSNVIREYCSFVVDHNLWVVMPFMSEGSCLHLMKSAYLDGCAKPTIGSVLKETLKAIDYLYRQGHIHREVKISASKKNILLDNNGIVKLADFGVSTCMFDAGDRQRSRNTFVGTLCWLAIFMAPKVLQPRSGYNSKYGVIHVKRYHVAVRRQIEAFICFIAAMM